A window from Salvia miltiorrhiza cultivar Shanhuang (shh) chromosome 2, IMPLAD_Smil_shh, whole genome shotgun sequence encodes these proteins:
- the LOC131012182 gene encoding gibberellin 2-beta-dioxygenase 1-like, whose product MVFLSKPAMEQLLPLIDLSEPDSQSQLVKACEEVGFFKVINHGVPFQFMADLESEAIKFFSLPLSDKEKAGPPDPFGYGHKNIGCTGDVGWVEYLLFTTDADSIYHKFASIFGEAADRFRCVLNEYLSAVKKMACRILEMVAEGLKIQPRDVLSKLLMDEQSDSVFRVNHYPARPETEGLIGFGEHTDPQIISVLRSNNTSGLQISLKEGDWISIPPDQYSFFINVGDSLQVMTNGRFKSVRHRVVANSPKSRLSMIYFGGPPLSEKIAPLPSLMEGEDSLYKEFTWFEYKKSVYNSRLADNRLGLFEKIAAS is encoded by the exons ATGGTGTTTCTCTCCAAACCGGCAATGGAACAGTTATTGCCGCTGATCGACCTCTCGGAACCCGACTCCCAGTCGCAGCTCGTCAAGGCCTGCGAGGAGGTCGGCTTCTTCAAGGTCATCAACCACGGCGTCCCCTTCCAATTCATGGCCGACTTGGAATCCGAAGCCATCAAATTCTTCTCCCTCCCCTTATCGGATAAGGAGAAAGCCGGCCCCCCGGACCCCTTCGGCTACGGACACAAGAACATCGGCTGCACCGGCGATGTCGGCTGGGTCGAATACCTCCTCTTTACCACCGACGCCGATTCAATCTACCACAAGTTCGCCTCCATTTTCGGCGAGGCTGCCGACAGATTCCG TTGCGTTTTGAATGAGTACTTATCGGCGGTGAAGAAGATGGCATGCCGGATTCTAGAGATGGTGGCGGAGGGGCTGAAGATTCAGCCGCGGGATGTGTTGAGCAAGCTGCTGATGGACGAGCAGAGCGACTCTGTTTTCCGGGTGAACCACTACCCGGCGCGGCCGGAGACTGAGGGTTTGATCGGATTCGGAGAGCACACGGATCCGCAGATAATATCGGTGCTGAGATCGAACAACACGTCGGGGCTGCAAATATCTTTGAAGGAAGGGGATTGGATTTCCATCCCGCCAGATCAATATTCCTTCTTCATTAATGTGGGTGACTCCTTGCAG GTGATGACTAACGGGAGGTTTAAGAGCGTCCGACACCGGGTAGTTGCCAACAGCCCAAAATCAAGGCTTTCAATGATTTATTTTGGAGGACCACCATTGAGTGAAAAGATAGCTCCATTGCCTTCATTAATGGAAGGTGAAGACAGCTTGTACAAGGAGTTTACATGGTTTGAATACAAAAAATCTGTTTACAATTCAAGGCTGGCTGATAATAGGTTGGGCCTTTTTGAGAAAATTGCAGCCTCATAA